In Amia ocellicauda isolate fAmiCal2 chromosome 7, fAmiCal2.hap1, whole genome shotgun sequence, one genomic interval encodes:
- the abcf3 gene encoding ATP-binding cassette sub-family F member 3: MRIPCERGRCIMATYVDILRSEFPEIDTEVFEYITGVLECGGPDFEDEDEVFEAIGGVLQEVSSDSKNEEDIRDICLQMFNTLKLNDCDSARKQVLLDAPVQLSQIAGECVTTTNDVQGIWMIKRGQNTTVNAKKLEKAEAKLKAKHEKRNEKDSQKVASPLVLEEASASQASSKKDNRIDASGKNKSYDIRIENFDVSFGERSLLQGAEVSLSYGRRYGLVGRNGLGKTTLLKMLAGRSLRVPAHISILHVEQEVAGDDTPALQSVLESDTVREGLLKEERDINTRIAAGHAEATDTVRLSEVYAKLEEIEADKAPARASVILAGLGFSPKMQLQTTKEFSGGWRMRLALARALFAKPDLLLLDEPTNMLDVRAILWLENYLQTWQSTILVVSHDRNFLNAVVTDIIHLHSQRLEAYRGDYENFVKTKEDRLRNQQREFEAQQQYREHIQVFIDRFRYNANRASQVQSKLKLLEKLPELKPLEKETEVTLRFPDNFEKLSPPVLQLDEVEFYYHPERRLFTCLNVSADLESRICIVGENGAGKSTMLKLLMGELTPVNGIRQAHRNLKIGYFSQHHVDQLDLNVSSVELLLKKFPGRTEEEYRHQLGGYGISGELAVRPVASLSGGQKSRVAFAQMTMACPNFYILDEPTNHLDMETIEALAKALNKFRGGVVLVSHDERLIRLVCRELWVCENGGVQRIDGGFDEYRDILQEQFRKEGFL; the protein is encoded by the exons ATGCGTATTCCTTGCGAACGGGGCCGGTGTATCATGGCGACATACGTGGATATTCTGAGGAGCGAGTTTCCCGAAATTGACACCGAGGTCTTCGAGTATATCACTG gtgttctggAGTGTGGGGGGCCGGATTTCGAGGATGAGGACGAGGTGTTTGAGGCGATCGGCGGGGTGCTGCAGGAGGTGTCGTCTGACAGCAAGAATGAGGAGGACATCCGGGATATCTGCCTGCAGATGTTCAACACGCTGAAACT TAATGACTGTGACTCGGCTCGGAAGCAGGTTCTGCTGGACGCCCCAGTGCAGCTGTCCCAGATTGCTGGAGAGTGTG TCACCACCACAAATGATGTCCAGGGCATCTGGATGATCAAGAGAGGCCAAAACACG ACTGTGAATGCTAAGAAGCTCGAGAAAGCAGAAGCTAAACTGAAGGCGAAGCACGAGAAGAGGAATGAAAAGGACTCCCAGAAAGTTGCCAGCCCTCT ggTGTTGGAGGAGGCTTCAGCGAGCCAGGCGTCCAGTAAGAAAGATAACCGCATCGACGCCTCAGGGAAGAACAAGTCGTATGACATCCGCATCGAGAACTTTGACGTGTCATTTGGCGAGCG GTCCCTGCTGCAGGGTGCCGAGGTCTCCCTGTCATATGGGCGGCGGTATGGCCTGGTGGGGCGCAACGGGCTGGGCAAGACCACACTGCTGAAGATGTTGGCGGGCCGCAGTCTGCGTGTGCCGGCCCACATCTCCATCCTGCACGTGGAGCAGGAGGTTGCTGGGGACGACACGCCTGCATTGCAGAGTGTGCTGGAGAGTGACACTGTGAGGGAAGGGCTGCTCAAGGAGGAGAGGGACATTAACACCAGGATTGCCGCCGGCCA CGCGGAGGCGACGGACACAGTCCGTCTGTCTGAGGTGTATGCCAAACTGGAGGAGATAGAAGCAGATAAAGCCCCAGCCAG AGCCTCTGTCATTCTGGCTGGACTTGGCTTCTCTCCCAAGATGCAACTGCAGACAACCAA GGAGTTCTCTGGAGGCTGGAGGATGAGGCTAGCATTGGCCAGAGCCCTGTTTGCCAA GCCTGACCTACTGCTACTTGATG AACCTACAAACATGTTGGATGTCAGAGCCATCCTGTGGCTGGAGAACTACCTTCAG acgTGGCAGTCCACTATCCTGGTGGTGTCCCACGACCGTAACTTCCTCAACGCCGTGGTGACAGACATCATCCACCTGCACTCGCAGCGCCTGGAGGCATACCGCGGGGACTATGAGAACTTCGTCAAGACCAAGGAGGACCGGCTGCGTAATCAGCAGAGGGAGTTTGAGGCTCAGCAGCAATACAGGGAGCACATCCAG GTGTTTATAGACAGATTCCGGTACAATGCAAACAGGGCCTCCCAGGTGCAGAGCAAACTGAAGCTACTGGAGAAACT TCCTGAGCTCAAACCCCTAGAGAAGGAAACAGAAGTTACATTACG GTTCCCTGATAACTTCGAGAAGCTGTCGCCCCCTGTGCTGCAGCTGGATGAAGTGGAGTTCTACTACCACCCTGAACGCAGACTATTCACCTGCCTCAATGTCTCTGCTGACCTCGAGTCCCGCATCTGCATT gtggggGAGAATGGTGCAGGAAAATCCACCATGTTGAAGCTGCTAATGGGAGAGCTGACCCCAGTCAACGGAATCAGACAGGCACACCG GAACCTGAAGATTGGCTATTTCAGCCAGCACCACGTGGACCAGCTGGATCTCAACGTCTCGTCTGTGGAGCTGCTGCTGAAGAAATTCCCAG gcCGGACAGAGGAGGAGTACCGGCACCAGCTGGGTGGGTATGGGATCTCGGGGGAGCTGGCTGTGCGGCCAGTCGCCAGCCTGTCCGGGGGGCAGAAGAGCAGAGTGGCATTTGCTCAGATGACCATGGCCTG cCCCAATTTCTACATCCTGGACGAGCCGACCAATCACTTGGACATGGAGACCATTGAGGCATTGGCCAAGGCTCTCAACAAGTTCAGG GGCGGGGTGGTGTTGGTGTCCCACGACGAGCGGTTGATCCGGCTGGTGTGCCGGGAGCTGTGGGTGTGTGAGAACGGTGGCGTGCAGCGCATCGATGGTGGCTTCGATGAGTACCGTGACATCCTGCAGGAGCAGTTCCGCAAGGAGGGCTTTCTATAG
- the mmp23bb gene encoding matrix metallopeptidase 23bb produces the protein MGRSGGVPAKSLCPLLGRHNAVVLLLLLLLLESVATFPAWRAEMESGLSSLKQSFAIPSSVGQFLVTRSKRYAINPMGQKWEHYNITYKITQYPSTLYREDTARAIAIAFKMWSAVSPLTFTEVPPDSPADIRIGFYTFNHTDCWWSPLHPCFDGLNGELAHAFLPPRGEIHFDNHEFWVLGRSRFSWKQGVWMNDLVQVAAHEIGHALGLWHSRHPQALMHPNATHTGQRTISLDDVWGIQRLYGCVDKRRLCDPWARVGFCERRKAFMQKHCPRRCGLCHDTPDVLPTVKPTPSIIKTKLVPRGKVVSFRCGTQSKPTNRAPPKVSWYKDGELLSSSVPGYITVNSRDLRIVANEFNEGQYTCRVHRSGSIITSNSWIIRLKPEPSNS, from the exons ATGGGCAGGAGTGGAGGGGTGCCTGCAAAGTCACTGTGCCCCCTTCTCGGGCGACACAATGCCgtcgtgctgctgctgctgctgctgctgctggagtcAGTGGCGACGTTCCCGGCATGGAGGGCGGAGATG GAGTCTGGACTGTCCTCTCTCAAGCAGTCGTTTGCTATTCCCAGTTCTGTGGGACAGTTTCTGGTGACCCGATCCAAACGCTATGCCATCAACCCTATGGGCCAAAAGTGGGAGCACTACAACATCACCTACAa GATCACGCAGTACCCCAGCACGCTGTACCGCGAAGACACAGCCCGGGCCATCGCCATCGCCTTCAAAATGTGGAGTGCCGTGTCACCCCTCACCTTCACTGAGGTCCCTCCAGACAGCCCCGCCGACATCCGCATTG GCTTCTACACGTTTAACCACACGGACTGCTGGTGGTCGCCGCTGCACCCCTGCTTCGATGGGCTGAATGGGGAGCTGGCCCATGCCTTCCTGCCCCCCCGCGGGGAGATCCACTTTGACAACCACGAGTTCTGGGTGCTGGGCAGATCTCGCTTCAGCTGGAAACAGG gtgtgtggaTGAACGACCTGGTGCAGGTGGCGGCTCATGAGATAGGCCACGCTCTGGGGCTCTGGCACTCCCGCCACCCTCAGGCACTCATGCACCCCAATGCCACTCACACCGGCCAGCGTACCATCTCCCTTGACGACGTCTGGGGCATCCAGAGGCTCTATG GCTGCGTGGACAAGAGGCGTCTGTGTGACCCCTGGGCCCGGGTGGGCTTCTGCGAGCGGAGGAAGGCGTTCATGCAGAAGCACTGCCCCCGGCGCTGCGGCCTCTGCCACG ACACCCCAGATGTTCTTCCCACAGTGAAGCCCACCCCGTCCATCATCAAGACCAAACTGGTCCCCAGGGGCAAGGTGGTGAGCTTCCGCTGTGGCACACAGAGCAAACCGACCAACAGAGCGCCCCCTAAAGTCAG TTGGTACAAAGACGGTGAGCTGTTGTCCTCCTCAGTGCCCGGGTACATCACGGTGAACAGCCGAGACCTGCGCATCGTGGCTAACGAGTTTAACGAGGGCCAGTACACCTGCCGAGTGCACCGCAGCGGCTCCATCATCACCTCCAACTCCTGGATCATTAGACTGAAGCCAGAGCCCAGCAACAGCTGA